The Anopheles moucheti chromosome 3, idAnoMoucSN_F20_07, whole genome shotgun sequence genome contains the following window.
tgCGACATTGAATGCAAAGCATTAAAAGGTGTCGTTTGTTTATGTCTAAGTAGTAcggcatttatttatttagttgaTATCATACACAAAAACTTCATTTAACAAGCTGGATACGACTGACTTGAAAGTTTTACAACCGTACGACGTACAAGTCCCATTTTTCGTGTTTAAATATCCATTCCATCACTACAGCATTCGTCATTCGTAGGATTTTGACATGAGTGAAATAGTTTATCGTTTTTAGTTCTTGTCGGCGGCTTGCTTTTGCTCGTACTGCTTCATCCTAGACTCAATTTCCGGGCGGAAATGTCGAATAAGGCCTACAAAGAAGCAATCGGTTGCGTGTCACTAAATGCAAAATACTTCAGAAAAGTACTTCTTATGCTACTTACCTTGAACTGGCCATGCTGCACCATCACCCAAAGCACAGATGGTGTGACCTTCGATCTGTTTGGAAATTTCCCACAACATATCGATTTCGGCCGGACGTGCATCGCCGGAAACAAAGCGGTGCATAATCTTGTTCATCCACGAAATTCCCTCGCGGCACGGTGTACATTGACCGCAGCTTTCGTGCTTGTAGAACATAATCAGCCGCGAGATGGCCTTGATGATGTCCGTCGATTTATCCATCACAATAATGGCAGCCGTTCCCAGAGAGGTTTGAGCCTGCACCAAGCCGTCGAAATCCATCAACACATCCTCACAAACCGACTTCGGAATGACGGGCGTCGAAGAACCACCGGGGATGATACCGAGCAGATTGTCCCATCCACCACGAATGCCCCCGGCATGGCGCTCGATCAGCTCCTTCAACGGAATCGACATTTCTTCCTCGACCGTACACGGCGTATTGACGTGGCCGGAGATGTTAAACAATTTCGTACCGGAATTACGAGTACGACCGAAACTGGCAAACCATACACCACCTCGACGGCAAATTGATGGCGCTACAGCCACAGTTTCCACGTTCGAAACGGTCGTAGGACATCCGAACACACCGACATCGGCCGGGAATGGCGGCTTTAGACGCGGCTTGCCTTGCTTACCCTCCAGGGATTCAATGAGAGCCGTTTCTTCGCCACAA
Protein-coding sequences here:
- the LOC128301084 gene encoding NADH dehydrogenase [ubiquinone] flavoprotein 1, mitochondrial, with amino-acid sequence MANALVRINCMPKQQLVALVPAALRNTTVVAGCNNKQQVRLQSAQASAPPPQTKTKFGALADQDRIFTNLYGRHDWRLKGALKRGDWYKTKEILLKGTDWILNEIKVSGLRGRGGAGFPTGMKWSFMNKPSDGRPKYLVVNADEGEPGTCKDREIMRHDPHKLIEGCLIAGRAMGARAAYIYIRGEFYNEASNMQLAIAEAYQAGLIGKNACGSGYDFDVFMHRGAGAYICGEETALIESLEGKQGKPRLKPPFPADVGVFGCPTTVSNVETVAVAPSICRRGGVWFASFGRTRNSGTKLFNISGHVNTPCTVEEEMSIPLKELIERHAGGIRGGWDNLLGIIPGGSSTPVIPKSVCEDVLMDFDGLVQAQTSLGTAAIIVMDKSTDIIKAISRLIMFYKHESCGQCTPCREGISWMNKIMHRFVSGDARPAEIDMLWEISKQIEGHTICALGDGAAWPVQGLIRHFRPEIESRMKQYEQKQAADKN